A window from Bacteroidota bacterium encodes these proteins:
- a CDS encoding metalloregulator ArsR/SmtB family transcription factor has protein sequence MRRDVFQAIADPTRRAILALLAVQTLTVSGIAEHFNVTRPAVSKHLKILAECGLVSVTQHGRERYCEAKLKKLDEVSNWVERYREMWEQRLDRLEIYLAELQANDKSNGNTI, from the coding sequence ATGCGACGCGACGTTTTTCAAGCGATAGCCGATCCCACGCGGCGAGCGATTCTCGCTCTGCTTGCGGTACAGACATTGACCGTGAGCGGCATTGCTGAGCACTTCAACGTCACCCGCCCCGCTGTATCGAAGCACCTGAAGATCCTTGCCGAATGCGGATTAGTCAGCGTCACCCAACATGGCCGGGAGCGGTATTGCGAGGCCAAACTCAAAAAGCTGGATGAGGTATCTAACTGGGTCGAGCGATACCGAGAGATGTGGGAGCAACGGCTCGACCGGTTGGAGATATATTTAGCGGAATTGCAAGCAAACGATAAATCCAATGGCAACACAATCTGA
- a CDS encoding carboxypeptidase-like regulatory domain-containing protein produces the protein MKPTIRGNMYFVRSFFLLVVGGLLAMACTHVSENSAPDEKGTLSGHVQLLDSVSYPTRSDSVTITIPALAATCLTDPSGQWRINNIPIGTYEVDATRPGYGTMKWFDIHVTGPGTYFLSPVTIGPTPRYHLYIDSVRVGGPASQKTLDIFGRIDNYHESCYIYPVLDVDSNLFPNMPHYTQYGLGSEVQSEGTWKYSVSVSQLWTLSSGAKVFLSVFGNTGYQPTDFYDPSSGQMLPISPSQKSNSLPFIVP, from the coding sequence ATGAAACCAACTATCCGTGGTAACATGTATTTTGTACGATCCTTTTTTCTGCTAGTTGTGGGTGGGTTGCTCGCAATGGCGTGCACCCACGTATCAGAGAATAGCGCGCCGGATGAGAAAGGCACACTTTCCGGGCATGTTCAGCTATTGGACTCTGTCTCTTATCCAACCCGTTCAGACAGTGTCACAATTACGATTCCGGCCCTTGCTGCAACATGCCTGACCGATCCGTCCGGACAATGGAGGATTAATAACATCCCAATCGGAACGTATGAGGTCGATGCAACCAGACCGGGATATGGCACGATGAAGTGGTTTGACATACATGTTACGGGACCAGGCACCTACTTCCTTTCACCAGTCACGATAGGTCCTACCCCTCGCTATCATCTATACATCGACTCGGTTCGTGTGGGAGGGCCAGCTTCGCAGAAGACCTTGGATATCTTCGGACGGATTGACAATTATCACGAATCCTGTTACATCTACCCGGTTTTGGATGTGGATTCGAACCTATTCCCTAATATGCCACACTACACTCAATATGGGCTGGGAAGTGAGGTTCAATCCGAGGGGACATGGAAATATAGCGTATCGGTCTCGCAATTGTGGACCTTAAGCTCGGGGGCCAAAGTCTTCCTCAGCGTGTTTGGAAATACGGGCTATCAGCCGACAGATTTCTATGATCCTTCCAGTGGTCAGATGCTACCCATCTCTCCGAGCCAGAAGTCAAATAGCCTTCCATTCATCGTACCGTGA
- a CDS encoding carboxypeptidase-like regulatory domain-containing protein, whose amino-acid sequence MMKSRTNILLSLLLIATACNSTNDPPATYRGDLKGRVKIYSNWNASLPSEGITVVLDDGSDSTLTDTDGYWSLSGVPIGTHEITASKDGFGKTSLFNIQVTPGGLTWVPSAAMNQNQPYLCAIPTGNIEVDSLRIDTFAQENWADQFSCYFSFDTLTGYSEFLDTSADVQPADVHLIMWQSLGHVKSNWMTWHRFSDLWGLGLKPGTTLYYSVCKCNGGDNQEGASLYYDPVHNQYRVATPGPKSNVVKLSMR is encoded by the coding sequence ATGATGAAATCGAGAACGAATATATTGCTTTCCCTTCTATTGATTGCGACAGCGTGCAACTCCACGAATGATCCACCTGCGACCTATCGTGGCGATTTGAAGGGACGAGTCAAAATCTATTCAAATTGGAATGCCTCTTTGCCGAGTGAGGGCATCACGGTGGTTCTCGACGATGGTTCTGACAGCACACTGACCGACACGGATGGGTACTGGTCCCTGTCTGGTGTCCCGATTGGAACGCATGAGATCACCGCGTCGAAAGATGGTTTTGGAAAAACAAGTCTCTTCAATATTCAAGTTACACCCGGTGGCCTGACATGGGTTCCTTCAGCAGCAATGAACCAGAACCAGCCTTATTTATGCGCCATTCCCACTGGCAATATCGAGGTTGATTCGCTCCGCATCGACACCTTCGCACAAGAGAACTGGGCCGACCAATTCTCATGCTACTTCTCGTTTGACACTCTGACCGGCTACTCGGAGTTCCTCGACACGTCGGCCGACGTCCAACCGGCGGACGTTCATCTTATCATGTGGCAGAGCTTGGGGCATGTCAAAAGTAATTGGATGACCTGGCACCGATTTTCCGACCTTTGGGGACTTGGGCTGAAGCCCGGAACGACGCTCTACTACTCCGTCTGTAAATGCAACGGCGGTGATAATCAAGAGGGCGCCAGCCTTTACTATGACCCAGTCCACAACCAATATCGTGTAGCCACTCCGGGCCCGAAATCGAACGTGGTCAAGCTCTCGATGCGATAG
- a CDS encoding sigma-70 family RNA polymerase sigma factor gives MSAQVDAVVEHLFRQEAGKLASSLARAFGLSRLDAVEDIVQDTLLVALRDWSFRGIPENPTAWLHRVAKNKAIDHIRKRHRASEEPLELVPGLRTAAYALELERDLLAWADDRSSIEDSQLRMMFVCCHPGLPVESQVALTLKTLCGFSVREIASAFFTQEATIEKRLGRARKYFRDHHVALDATAGTDLQARRDAVLSSLYLLFNEGYKRTDSEGLLDRDLCLEALRLALLVTEHPVVCSPDASALVALMSLLAARFDTRTNERGEIVRLPDQDRSKWNRDLIERGFYYLARSEPDKYSSTYHLEAAIQSLLVTAASFEETEWPAILGLYRRLYLLRPSPIVAMHMSVSLGMVHGPDAAIELLEGLSLADYYLYFAILGDAYSRAGRLSDAASAFTRAIELTKNAREKTLIEARLAAVTINLAAT, from the coding sequence ATGAGCGCCCAGGTCGATGCGGTTGTCGAGCATTTGTTTCGCCAGGAGGCGGGCAAGCTTGCATCCTCGCTGGCGCGCGCATTTGGGCTGTCACGACTCGATGCGGTCGAGGACATCGTTCAGGATACCCTGCTCGTTGCACTCCGCGACTGGTCCTTTCGCGGTATTCCCGAAAACCCAACGGCATGGCTGCATCGCGTTGCAAAGAACAAGGCCATCGATCACATCCGCAAGCGCCATCGTGCTTCCGAAGAACCACTGGAACTCGTGCCGGGCCTGAGAACGGCAGCTTACGCACTCGAACTCGAGCGGGATTTGCTGGCTTGGGCGGACGATCGCTCATCCATTGAAGACTCGCAGCTTCGAATGATGTTTGTCTGCTGTCATCCAGGTTTACCAGTCGAGTCCCAAGTTGCACTCACACTTAAAACACTCTGCGGATTCAGCGTGCGGGAAATTGCGAGCGCGTTCTTTACACAGGAAGCGACGATCGAAAAGCGCCTTGGCCGGGCGCGAAAATATTTCCGCGATCATCATGTCGCGCTCGATGCAACGGCCGGTACCGACCTGCAAGCCCGCCGCGATGCCGTGCTCTCCTCTCTATACTTGCTCTTCAACGAAGGCTACAAGCGCACAGATAGCGAAGGGTTACTCGACCGCGATCTCTGCCTCGAAGCACTGCGGCTTGCCTTGCTCGTGACTGAGCATCCTGTTGTATGCTCACCGGATGCCTCCGCACTTGTCGCGCTCATGTCTCTTCTGGCTGCGCGATTCGATACACGCACGAATGAGCGCGGCGAGATCGTACGCTTGCCCGATCAGGACCGTTCCAAATGGAACCGCGATCTCATCGAGCGCGGGTTTTACTATCTCGCGCGCTCCGAGCCGGACAAGTACTCTTCGACGTACCATCTCGAAGCGGCGATCCAATCGTTGCTTGTCACGGCCGCCTCATTCGAAGAAACAGAATGGCCTGCTATTCTCGGTCTCTACCGCAGACTCTATTTGCTCAGGCCGAGCCCGATCGTGGCAATGCACATGTCTGTTTCACTTGGCATGGTCCATGGTCCGGACGCAGCGATCGAATTGCTCGAAGGGCTTTCACTCGCGGACTATTACCTTTACTTTGCGATTCTCGGCGATGCCTACTCGCGTGCCGGACGGCTCTCGGATGCCGCGTCGGCGTTCACGCGAGCAATCGAATTGACGAAAAACGCGAGGGAGAAGACCTTAATTGAGGCGCGGCTGGCGGCAGTAACAATCAACCTTGCCGCAACTTGA
- a CDS encoding YciI family protein — protein MSDKKHYFLKLNPPRASFTVDMTPEERAIMQKHVAYWAPYVQDGTVIVLGPVFDPKGGWGMAVIGVESEDQLNALLANDPANGLNSYEVFPMRANYRQPLTS, from the coding sequence ATGAGTGACAAGAAGCATTATTTTCTCAAGCTGAACCCTCCGCGTGCGTCCTTCACGGTCGATATGACGCCGGAGGAACGCGCGATTATGCAGAAGCACGTTGCATACTGGGCGCCTTACGTTCAGGATGGAACGGTCATCGTGCTGGGGCCGGTCTTCGATCCGAAGGGAGGGTGGGGAATGGCGGTCATTGGCGTCGAGAGTGAAGATCAACTCAATGCGTTGCTTGCGAACGATCCCGCGAACGGACTCAATAGTTACGAGGTCTTTCCGATGCGGGCAAATTACCGCCAGCCACTAACATCATAG
- a CDS encoding YciI family protein, giving the protein MNEFVLLYRGGMSAGTPSPEQMEAIMQRWQTWFAKLGEEGKLKDWGAPLQREGKHVAAGGVVTDGPFTDGKEIVGGYSIIKARDLAEAATIAKGCPAFDTGGSVEVRPVAPM; this is encoded by the coding sequence ATGAACGAATTCGTACTTCTCTATCGCGGCGGGATGAGCGCGGGCACGCCATCGCCCGAGCAAATGGAAGCAATCATGCAGCGCTGGCAAACGTGGTTTGCAAAGCTGGGTGAAGAGGGCAAACTCAAGGACTGGGGCGCACCGCTTCAGCGCGAAGGAAAGCACGTTGCGGCTGGCGGTGTCGTTACCGATGGTCCATTCACCGACGGCAAGGAGATCGTCGGCGGCTATTCAATCATCAAGGCCCGCGATCTTGCCGAGGCCGCGACGATTGCGAAGGGCTGCCCGGCCTTCGACACTGGTGGCAGTGTCGAAGTCCGGCCGGTTGCTCCAATGTAA
- a CDS encoding S41 family peptidase, with protein MRQLYLALFSIVISGSSLFAQTSAIDNHPLWMRYPAISPDGNTIAFEYQGDIYTVPSAGGRATAIVTHDAYDFSPVWSPDGKSIAYASDRNGNFDVFLVPAVGGISKQLTVHTASEVPTCFTPNGDSVLFSAARMDDVHNAQFPIGVLTELYEVSTNGGMPRQILTTPAQLAQLDRGGNRILYQDRKGYENEWRKHEKASIARDIWLYDRSTNHHTKLSNFIGEDRNPVWSPDENEVYYLSEKSGSLNIWKLPIAHPEQTTQVTSFEKNPIRFLSIARTGTMAFGFNGEIYTLPAGGTTPTKVSIEIMPTEKSNSTNFSTLTSGATEFAVSPNGKEFAFVIRGDIFVASMDYDVTKRITNTPEQERSVSFSPDGRSLLYASERGHSWKIFETTIEHKEEPYFYASTTLKETPVIATERECFQPHYSPDGKEVAYLEERTNLKVINLKTHAIRTIMDSTHNYSYTDGDQWYEWSPDGKWFLVQFIDHNRWSNEVGLIDAQGKGSITNLTNSGYDDTHPTWSKDGTMIYWFSDRQGLRSHGNNSGETDVFGMFLTQAAWDRFRMTREEFDLARLAEKDTKDSADNKAGKKKESKDSLEKKKVLAPITIDLKNIEDRMARLTINSSRMSDAVLSHDGERLYYITSYPKGGALWVHIFRDGETKMLTKLAAAGGQLVMDDAGKELYLLNNGNITKIDTANGSEKHVGYKAGMELNSPEERAYMFEHVWRQVLKKFYVENLNGVDWTYYKAAYSRFLPYINNNYDFAEMLSELLGELNASHTGSGYRPPNPEQNATASLGAFFDQNYTGNGIRIQEIIERGPLDVSASKTRAGTIIRAIDDQKITPAVDFNLYLNRKAGKPTRLALYNPEKDSSWEEIVKPVSRDEEGELLYQRWIKSRRLEVDSLSHGTIGYVHVRSMGDDSYRHAYSEILGRENDKSAMIVDTRFNGGGWLHDELATLLSGKEYVKFFPRHQDLGGEPTEKWSKPSVVLISESNYSDAHFFPYTYRALGIGKLVGMPVPGTATAVWWETLQDNTLYFGIPQVGVLDMQGKYLEGQELEPDYLVNNDPESVAKGRDLQLEKAVEVLMKKE; from the coding sequence ATGAGGCAACTTTATCTCGCGCTCTTTTCCATCGTCATTTCTGGTTCGTCGTTATTTGCACAAACCAGTGCTATAGATAATCATCCCCTATGGATGCGGTATCCCGCGATTTCACCGGACGGGAACACGATCGCCTTCGAATATCAGGGTGACATTTATACTGTGCCGAGTGCCGGCGGGCGCGCAACGGCGATCGTTACGCATGATGCATACGACTTTAGTCCGGTCTGGTCGCCGGATGGGAAATCGATCGCGTACGCCAGCGACCGCAATGGCAATTTTGATGTATTCCTTGTACCCGCAGTTGGCGGCATTTCGAAGCAACTCACAGTTCACACTGCAAGCGAAGTTCCGACGTGCTTTACACCGAACGGCGACTCCGTGCTGTTCTCGGCCGCACGGATGGATGATGTCCACAATGCACAATTCCCCATTGGCGTCCTGACGGAACTCTATGAGGTCTCGACCAATGGCGGCATGCCGCGGCAAATCCTGACTACGCCGGCGCAACTCGCGCAACTGGACCGCGGAGGAAATCGCATTTTGTATCAGGACCGCAAAGGATACGAGAACGAATGGCGCAAACATGAAAAGGCCTCCATCGCGCGCGATATCTGGCTCTACGACCGGTCCACGAACCATCACACAAAACTTTCGAACTTCATTGGTGAAGACCGAAATCCGGTTTGGAGTCCCGATGAAAATGAGGTCTATTATCTTTCGGAGAAGAGTGGTTCGCTGAATATCTGGAAACTCCCGATCGCACACCCAGAACAGACCACTCAAGTCACATCGTTTGAGAAGAATCCCATCCGTTTTTTGAGCATTGCCCGGACTGGCACGATGGCCTTCGGATTCAACGGCGAAATCTACACCCTTCCCGCAGGTGGCACCACACCCACCAAGGTTTCGATTGAAATTATGCCGACGGAGAAATCCAACAGTACCAATTTCTCAACGCTGACATCCGGCGCTACTGAATTCGCGGTCTCGCCGAATGGAAAAGAATTCGCATTTGTCATTCGCGGCGATATCTTCGTGGCCTCGATGGACTACGATGTTACCAAGCGGATCACGAACACCCCCGAGCAGGAGCGGAGCGTGAGTTTCAGTCCGGATGGTCGATCGCTCCTGTATGCCAGCGAGCGCGGTCATAGCTGGAAGATTTTTGAGACAACGATCGAACACAAAGAAGAGCCATATTTCTATGCTTCGACAACACTCAAAGAGACGCCGGTGATTGCGACCGAGCGCGAGTGCTTCCAGCCGCATTATTCACCCGATGGCAAAGAGGTCGCGTATCTCGAAGAGCGGACGAATCTCAAGGTTATCAATCTGAAGACCCATGCGATACGGACAATCATGGATTCGACTCACAATTATTCCTATACCGACGGAGACCAGTGGTACGAGTGGTCGCCGGACGGGAAATGGTTTTTGGTGCAGTTCATCGATCACAACCGATGGTCCAATGAAGTCGGACTGATCGACGCGCAGGGCAAGGGGTCGATCACCAATTTGACGAACAGTGGCTATGATGATACTCATCCGACCTGGTCCAAGGATGGCACGATGATCTATTGGTTCAGCGACCGGCAAGGCTTGCGCAGCCACGGCAATAATTCTGGCGAGACGGATGTGTTCGGGATGTTTCTCACACAGGCGGCCTGGGATCGCTTTCGCATGACGCGAGAGGAATTCGACCTGGCACGGCTGGCCGAAAAAGATACGAAAGATTCTGCCGACAACAAAGCTGGCAAGAAGAAGGAATCGAAAGACTCTTTAGAGAAGAAGAAGGTCCTGGCACCAATTACGATCGATCTGAAAAATATTGAGGACCGCATGGCGCGATTGACAATCAATTCGTCACGGATGTCGGATGCGGTACTCTCACATGATGGCGAGCGGCTATACTACATTACGAGCTACCCAAAGGGTGGAGCGCTCTGGGTCCATATCTTCCGCGATGGCGAAACGAAAATGCTGACGAAACTTGCCGCCGCGGGGGGACAGCTTGTGATGGACGATGCCGGTAAAGAATTGTACCTTCTGAATAACGGCAACATTACAAAGATTGATACCGCCAACGGGAGTGAGAAGCACGTCGGATACAAGGCCGGTATGGAGCTGAACAGCCCGGAGGAGCGCGCCTACATGTTCGAGCACGTCTGGCGGCAAGTACTCAAGAAATTCTATGTTGAGAATCTAAATGGCGTGGATTGGACCTATTATAAGGCCGCCTATTCTCGATTTCTCCCATACATCAACAATAATTATGATTTCGCGGAGATGTTAAGCGAATTGCTGGGCGAGCTCAACGCCTCGCACACCGGGTCTGGATATCGCCCGCCGAATCCCGAACAAAATGCCACGGCATCGCTTGGAGCGTTCTTCGATCAGAATTATACCGGCAATGGCATCCGCATTCAGGAGATCATCGAGCGCGGACCGCTCGATGTGTCTGCTTCCAAGACACGAGCCGGCACGATCATCCGCGCAATTGACGATCAAAAGATCACTCCGGCCGTCGATTTCAATCTATACCTGAACCGGAAGGCCGGCAAACCGACTCGCCTCGCACTCTATAATCCAGAAAAGGATTCATCGTGGGAAGAGATTGTCAAACCAGTCTCGCGAGATGAAGAAGGCGAGTTGTTGTATCAAAGGTGGATCAAGTCGCGACGATTGGAAGTCGATAGCCTCTCGCATGGCACGATCGGGTACGTTCACGTTCGGAGCATGGGGGATGACAGCTACCGTCACGCCTATTCAGAAATTCTTGGACGTGAGAATGACAAATCTGCCATGATTGTCGACACGCGTTTCAATGGCGGAGGCTGGCTGCATGATGAACTTGCGACACTGCTGAGCGGCAAGGAGTATGTCAAGTTTTTTCCGCGCCATCAGGATCTTGGCGGCGAACCGACCGAAAAGTGGTCGAAGCCGTCCGTCGTATTGATTAGTGAGAGCAATTACAGCGACGCGCATTTCTTTCCATATACATATCGCGCGCTTGGGATTGGCAAGCTCGTCGGGATGCCCGTGCCCGGCACGGCGACCGCAGTCTGGTGGGAGACACTTCAAGATAACACCCTCTATTTCGGAATCCCACAAGTTGGCGTGCTCGATATGCAAGGTAAGTATCTCGAAGGCCAAGAGCTGGAACCCGATTATCTGGTCAACAACGACCCGGAATCCGTTGCAAAAGGACGCGATCTCCAATTGGAAAAGGCCGTCGAGGTCCTGATGAAAAAGGAATAG
- a CDS encoding class I SAM-dependent methyltransferase yields MTDTVPHSRFDNAYTGDAPPWDIPGPQKAFVDIADQIHGRVLDSGCGTGENALYFAARGCTVTGIDFAEPAIRRAKEKSRERGIAVNFLVKDALTLTEWDEQFDNILDSGVFHVFGDVDAEKYVRSLAHVLKPGGRLFLICFSDAEPGTHGPNRIPKQMIYDRFGAGWTIESVTATRFSVRPENDGTTFSKGGPHAWFAIIRRTND; encoded by the coding sequence ATGACCGACACCGTTCCTCACAGCAGATTCGATAATGCGTACACCGGCGATGCACCGCCGTGGGATATTCCAGGCCCGCAGAAGGCCTTCGTGGATATTGCCGACCAAATTCATGGCCGCGTGCTCGATTCCGGCTGCGGCACCGGCGAGAACGCGCTCTATTTCGCCGCGCGAGGATGCACGGTGACGGGCATCGACTTCGCGGAACCGGCCATCCGTCGCGCGAAAGAAAAATCACGCGAGCGCGGGATTGCTGTCAACTTCCTTGTTAAGGATGCGCTCACATTGACAGAGTGGGACGAGCAGTTCGATAACATTCTCGATAGCGGCGTCTTCCACGTGTTTGGCGATGTCGATGCGGAGAAATACGTCAGGAGTCTAGCACACGTGCTAAAGCCGGGCGGCCGGCTATTCCTTATTTGTTTCAGCGATGCCGAGCCCGGAACACACGGACCAAACCGGATTCCGAAGCAGATGATCTACGACCGCTTCGGCGCGGGATGGACCATCGAGTCTGTGACTGCGACCCGCTTCAGCGTCCGCCCGGAGAACGATGGCACGACATTCAGCAAGGGCGGACCCCATGCGTGGTTTGCGATCATTCGCAGAACGAACGACTAG
- a CDS encoding OmpA family protein: MKQGVTFMAIALIAVVGFLSNATAQSYPGRLSFGFDAEGNKYWGNFTDNQFWFSGDAFFRYNVIDALSVHLAVNGGQLRYKTNEQNLKSYPQYFGPFGGGVGTGVYPNTGGQVAREEINAIRHIGYQAMLSVNFFPTQKFVPYLIGGVEFLNFEPRNLNQQLALPNNRNNVYQKNVTGGVAGLGFEMYITDDATFNGKGLLHLTGTDYLDDFSDPTPTASHAQDVFATFGLGFSYYIFGNLDSDHDGLTDAEERNIYHTDPFNPDTDGDGLSDYDEVKKYHTDPLKADSDGDGLTDQEEIMVYHTDPLNPDSDGDGLSDGQEVKAYHTDPHNPDTDGDGLKDGEEVTTYHTDPLNKDTDGDGLTDGDEVQKYNTSPTKLDSDGDGLSDGDEVLKYHTDPTKPDTDGDGLTDGQEVSQYHTDPLKVDTDGDRLNDGDEVMKYHTDPLKADTDGDGLTDGEEVLNTHTDPLKADTDGDGINDKLDKCPLIPGVPPDGCPPKPPVNTVTNFPGVLFIVNTDNFDMTVPGTLENLNRIKALVDQCKDINVEIEGHASGEGDPKRNQELSDMRAARVKAWLIEQGVDSNKIVRTVGYGSSRPLIPEPEGTKVTKGKKGKKTVTKGVSAEQLEAARKQNRRIAVRVVKTCQ; the protein is encoded by the coding sequence ATGAAACAGGGAGTCACCTTTATGGCGATCGCGCTGATCGCTGTCGTCGGCTTTTTATCAAACGCAACCGCGCAGAGCTATCCCGGACGATTGTCCTTTGGGTTCGATGCGGAGGGCAACAAGTATTGGGGCAATTTCACCGACAATCAATTCTGGTTTTCGGGGGATGCCTTCTTTCGTTATAATGTCATCGATGCGCTTTCGGTGCATCTGGCTGTGAACGGCGGACAACTTCGCTACAAAACAAACGAACAAAATTTGAAGTCTTATCCGCAGTATTTTGGTCCGTTCGGTGGCGGCGTTGGCACCGGCGTGTATCCGAATACGGGTGGTCAGGTGGCGCGCGAGGAGATCAATGCGATCCGTCACATCGGATATCAGGCGATGCTTTCGGTCAATTTCTTCCCGACTCAGAAATTCGTCCCGTATCTCATCGGTGGAGTGGAATTCCTCAATTTCGAGCCGCGCAATCTCAATCAGCAGCTTGCGCTGCCGAACAACCGCAATAACGTTTACCAAAAGAATGTCACTGGCGGAGTGGCTGGACTGGGATTCGAGATGTACATCACCGATGATGCCACATTCAACGGCAAAGGCTTGCTGCACCTGACCGGCACGGACTATCTCGATGACTTTTCCGATCCCACACCAACGGCGAGCCACGCGCAGGATGTCTTCGCCACGTTCGGCCTCGGCTTCAGCTACTATATCTTCGGCAATCTCGATTCCGATCACGATGGCCTGACCGATGCCGAAGAGCGGAATATTTATCACACCGATCCATTCAATCCGGATACGGATGGCGATGGGCTTTCGGATTATGATGAAGTCAAAAAGTACCACACCGATCCGCTCAAAGCCGATAGCGATGGTGATGGCCTGACGGACCAGGAAGAGATTATGGTCTATCATACCGATCCGCTGAATCCGGATTCCGATGGCGATGGACTGAGCGATGGACAGGAAGTAAAGGCCTATCATACCGACCCACATAATCCCGATACCGATGGTGATGGTCTGAAAGATGGCGAAGAAGTCACCACGTACCATACCGATCCGCTCAATAAAGATACCGATGGCGACGGCTTGACCGATGGCGATGAAGTCCAGAAGTACAATACCTCACCGACGAAGCTCGACTCCGATGGCGATGGACTGAGCGATGGCGACGAAGTGCTGAAATACCACACCGATCCGACAAAGCCGGATACCGATGGCGATGGCCTGACCGATGGGCAGGAAGTGAGCCAGTATCACACCGATCCGCTGAAAGTCGATACCGATGGTGACCGGTTGAACGACGGTGACGAAGTGATGAAGTATCATACCGATCCGCTCAAAGCCGATACCGACGGCGACGGGCTGACTGACGGCGAGGAAGTACTCAATACGCACACCGATCCACTCAAGGCCGATACCGATGGCGACGGCATTAACGACAAGCTGGACAAATGCCCGCTCATCCCGGGCGTCCCGCCGGATGGATGCCCTCCAAAACCACCAGTAAACACCGTGACGAATTTCCCTGGCGTGCTCTTCATCGTGAACACAGATAATTTCGACATGACCGTGCCAGGCACGCTCGAGAATCTCAACCGCATCAAAGCGCTGGTCGATCAATGCAAGGATATCAACGTGGAGATCGAGGGACATGCCAGCGGCGAGGGCGATCCCAAGCGCAATCAAGAGCTTTCGGATATGCGCGCGGCGCGTGTGAAGGCGTGGCTCATCGAGCAAGGCGTCGATTCCAACAAGATCGTTCGCACGGTCGGTTATGGCTCATCGCGACCGCTCATTCCAGAACCCGAAGGTACGAAGGTGACAAAGGGCAAGAAGGGCAAAAAGACCGTGACCAAAGGTGTTTCGGCGGAGCAACTGGAAGCAGCGCGCAAACAAAATCGCCGAATCGCGGTGCGCGTCGTGAAGACCTGCCAGTGA
- a CDS encoding RNA polymerase sigma factor, with product MTPKASIAITQASDEELFQGFLCGEERAFTHLFERHNRKIFYYCAKLLGDPQAAEDITQAMWEKVIDMRAQSQPARVQNFIGLLFRIARNLALDYLKHRRVQSPLDANSELLGARSSHDVELSGQEQIVLECLEALPLGSREVLVLHYYSGYSFEEIAKLLGKKPNAIWTRASRARADLKVLVERRLTQRAKRSMREKETT from the coding sequence ATGACTCCCAAGGCCTCGATCGCGATCACCCAGGCAAGTGATGAGGAGTTGTTTCAAGGGTTTTTGTGTGGCGAAGAGCGCGCTTTCACACATCTTTTCGAGCGTCACAACAGAAAAATCTTTTATTATTGCGCAAAGCTCCTCGGAGATCCGCAGGCTGCCGAAGACATCACGCAGGCGATGTGGGAGAAGGTGATCGACATGCGAGCGCAATCGCAACCGGCAAGGGTGCAGAATTTCATCGGGTTGCTCTTCCGAATCGCACGCAACCTCGCACTCGATTATCTGAAGCATCGACGTGTGCAGTCGCCGTTGGATGCGAATTCGGAACTGCTGGGTGCGCGCTCGTCGCACGATGTTGAACTGTCCGGGCAGGAGCAAATCGTGCTGGAGTGCCTCGAAGCATTGCCACTCGGCTCACGAGAGGTGCTGGTCTTACATTATTATAGCGGCTATAGCTTCGAAGAGATTGCCAAATTGCTGGGCAAGAAACCGAATGCGATCTGGACGCGCGCTTCGCGTGCGCGCGCCGATCTTAAAGTATTGGTCGAACGGCGGCTCACGCAGAGGGCGAAGCGGAGCATGCGTGAAAAGGAAACGACATGA